From one Rattus norvegicus strain BN/NHsdMcwi chromosome 7, GRCr8, whole genome shotgun sequence genomic stretch:
- the Tmem106c gene encoding transmembrane protein 106C isoform X1, giving the protein MGSQHSSALTFCQRKKDDNPEDLLAERDQEEAIAQFPYVEFTGRNSITCHTCQGAGYIPEEQVNKLVALIPHSDQRLRPQRTKQYVLLSVLLCLLASGLVFFFLFPHSVLVDDNGIRVSNVTFNKQDSLVVLDVTATLKIRNSNFYPVAVTNLFSQVQYMKAVVGSYTAANVSLIPPRSEHLVNFTVKAEVGGPSSYVYFYCTLPAILVHNIVIFMRTSVQISYIGHTSQSTLEAQHNVDCGENSTAVQSLLLVPWGPHL; this is encoded by the exons ATGGGGTCTCAGCACTCCTCTGCCCTCACATTTTGTCAACGAAAGAAGGATGACAATCCGGAGGACTTGCTGGCTGAAAGAGATCAGGAGGAAGCCATCGCTCAGTTTCCCTATGTGGAGTTCACTGGGAGAAATAGCATCACCTGTCACACCTGCCAGGGAGCAGGCTACATCCCAGAAG AGCAAGTCAATAAGTTGGTGGCTTTGATCCCCCACAGTGACCAGAGGTTGCGTCCTCAGAGAAC GAAGCAGTACGTCCTCCtgtcagtcctgctgtgtctCCTGGCATCTGGCCTGGtgttcttctttctgtttccgCACTCAGTCCTCGTGGACGATAATGGCATCAGAGTGTCGAACGTCACTTTTAATAAACAGGACTCCCTTGTGGTCCTCGATGTGACG gCCACCCTGAAAATCAGGAACTCCAACTTTTATCCTGTGGCCGTGACCAACCTGTTCAGCCAGGTTCAGTATATGAAGGCCGTGGTTGGCTCATACACGGCTGCGAACGTCTCGCTCATTCCGCCTCGGAGTGAGCACCTG GTGAATTTTACGGtgaaggctgaggtgggaggaccgTCTTCCTATGTGTA CTTCTACTGCACACTTCCTGCCATCCTGGTACACAACATTGTGATCTTCATGAG GACTTCTGTGCAGATTTCATACATTGGCCACACATCCCAGAGCACCCTGGAGGCGCAGCACAACGTGGATTGTGGGGAGAATTCCACAgccgttcagagcctgctctTAGTTCCCTGGGGGCCACACCTATAG